From Leptospira congkakensis, one genomic window encodes:
- a CDS encoding xylulokinase, with product MQSEYILTYDIGTTGVKTCLFRMTEALELVQSATKEYSIQLFENGGAEQNPEDWWSSMKDTTAQILTQSKIQPDSIQGISFCSQMQGLVLTDSKFQVVRPAMSYMDQRATEEMKKGILHGLKIEGINAIKLLLSLWITGAVAASVKDPIWKYKWVEKNEPEVFSKVKWWFDVKEYLIARSTNEAVMTRDSAFATFLYNSRVGKGNWSPLLCKLFGVRLDHLPKIVNSSDRVGGLTKEAAEYLGLKENIAVFGGGGDASLIGVGAGAVSEGDTHIYAGTSGWISTVTKKRTVDIGARIASIVGAREGHYNYFGEQETSGKCLQWVRDHLALDEIDLYLEKKKITDGPDAVYESLFEFMFDSIKDTEPGSHGVIFTPWLHGNRCPFEDPKARGIFFNISLNTGKRTLIRSVVEGILFHKRWILELSHRKVPTSDTIRFVGGVARSAFICQLLADITGKTIERVVHPENVGAMGAAAIVAFGIGKIQKYEEIKFMIPIQDRWTPNPNHKEIYDKNFKVFKNLYQTNQNNFAVLNT from the coding sequence ATGCAATCGGAATATATACTTACTTATGATATTGGCACTACCGGAGTCAAAACCTGCCTCTTTCGAATGACAGAGGCACTGGAACTCGTTCAGTCTGCTACAAAGGAATATTCGATCCAACTTTTTGAAAATGGGGGTGCCGAACAAAATCCAGAAGACTGGTGGTCTTCCATGAAAGATACCACCGCACAAATCTTAACCCAATCCAAAATCCAACCAGACTCCATCCAAGGAATTTCCTTTTGTTCCCAGATGCAGGGCCTTGTGCTCACCGATTCGAAGTTTCAAGTAGTGCGTCCTGCGATGAGTTATATGGACCAAAGAGCAACAGAAGAAATGAAAAAAGGAATTCTTCATGGTCTTAAAATTGAAGGAATCAATGCCATCAAACTTTTGTTATCTCTTTGGATCACGGGAGCTGTGGCTGCGAGTGTAAAGGATCCTATTTGGAAATACAAATGGGTCGAAAAAAATGAACCAGAAGTTTTCTCCAAAGTGAAGTGGTGGTTCGATGTAAAAGAATATCTAATCGCACGTTCTACAAACGAAGCTGTGATGACTAGAGATTCTGCCTTTGCTACTTTTTTATATAACTCAAGGGTTGGAAAAGGAAATTGGAGTCCTCTTCTTTGTAAGTTATTCGGTGTTCGTTTGGATCATTTGCCAAAGATTGTGAATTCTTCTGATCGTGTGGGAGGACTCACAAAAGAAGCTGCCGAGTATTTAGGACTCAAAGAAAACATAGCAGTGTTTGGTGGTGGTGGAGATGCTTCTCTCATTGGTGTAGGTGCAGGTGCCGTTAGCGAAGGTGATACACATATTTATGCTGGAACTTCTGGATGGATTTCAACAGTTACCAAAAAGAGAACGGTTGATATTGGTGCAAGGATTGCTTCCATCGTTGGTGCCAGAGAAGGACATTATAATTATTTTGGAGAACAGGAAACATCTGGTAAATGTTTGCAATGGGTAAGAGACCACTTGGCTTTAGATGAAATTGATTTATACTTAGAAAAAAAGAAAATCACCGATGGTCCCGATGCTGTGTATGAAAGTTTATTCGAGTTTATGTTTGATTCGATTAAAGATACAGAACCTGGATCTCACGGAGTTATCTTTACGCCATGGCTTCATGGAAACCGTTGTCCCTTTGAAGACCCAAAGGCAAGAGGGATTTTCTTTAACATCAGTTTGAATACGGGCAAAAGAACTCTGATTCGATCAGTTGTAGAAGGAATCCTTTTTCATAAACGTTGGATTTTAGAATTATCTCACCGAAAGGTGCCTACTTCTGATACAATTCGCTTTGTGGGAGGTGTGGCAAGGTCTGCGTTTATCTGTCAGTTGTTAGCTGATATCACTGGAAAAACCATTGAAAGGGTGGTTCATCCGGAAAACGTTGGCGCGATGGGAGCTGCTGCCATCGTAGCTTTTGGAATTGGAAAAATTCAAAAATATGAAGAAATTAAGTTTATGATTCCGATCCAAGACAGATGGACTCCTAATCCAAATCATAAAGAAATTTATGATAAAAACTTTAAGGTCTTCAAAAACCTTTATCAAACGAATCAAAATAATTTTGCAGTTTTAAATACATAA
- a CDS encoding MFS transporter, with protein sequence MSQNPPKLYSYRWVVLFAYIIITATICLQWLTFAPIARDAKEFYHVSPLQIDLLSLVFLGVFVFIAIPASYVIDTYGIKKGVGFGAILTGVCGLLKGIYAADYTIVLICQIGLAIAQPFLLNAVTKISVLWFPIQERATAVALGTLAQFLGIILVMILTPILLQSGNSIPGVMMIYGFVSVASAILFLILIKEKPPTSPSTHGEDHELPFLEGLRFLWRQKDMRKILFLFLIGLGVFNAVSTCIDQICEIKGLNIDESGLVGGVMLISGIVGGIIIPPLSDKLQKRKLFLIIAMAGFLLGLSLFTLFQGFIFLLIGSIVIGFFLLGIGAPIGFQYCAEITSPAPESTSQGLLLLVGQVSGILFILGLNFLGMISFLYILLILSLINFVMVFWLKESPFMES encoded by the coding sequence ATGAGTCAAAACCCACCAAAATTATATTCGTATCGCTGGGTCGTGCTTTTCGCCTACATCATCATCACTGCCACGATCTGTTTGCAATGGTTGACTTTTGCACCCATCGCCCGTGATGCCAAAGAATTTTATCACGTAAGCCCTTTGCAGATAGATTTACTTTCTCTTGTTTTCCTCGGAGTTTTTGTCTTCATTGCCATTCCTGCATCCTACGTGATTGATACTTATGGAATCAAAAAAGGAGTTGGGTTTGGAGCCATACTAACTGGTGTTTGCGGATTACTCAAAGGAATTTATGCTGCTGACTACACCATTGTCCTTATCTGCCAAATTGGTTTGGCCATAGCACAACCTTTTTTACTCAACGCCGTCACAAAGATTAGTGTTTTGTGGTTTCCTATCCAAGAACGAGCCACTGCTGTTGCCCTGGGAACTCTCGCGCAATTTCTCGGAATCATTCTTGTGATGATCCTCACTCCTATCTTACTCCAATCAGGAAATTCCATTCCAGGTGTTATGATGATTTATGGTTTTGTTTCCGTAGCATCTGCCATACTTTTTCTTATCCTCATCAAAGAAAAACCACCAACTTCTCCCAGCACTCACGGCGAGGACCATGAACTTCCCTTTTTAGAAGGCCTTCGTTTTTTATGGAGACAGAAGGATATGAGAAAAATTCTGTTTTTGTTTCTCATAGGGCTTGGAGTCTTCAATGCAGTCAGCACTTGTATTGATCAAATTTGTGAAATCAAAGGACTCAATATCGATGAATCAGGACTCGTGGGTGGAGTGATGCTCATCTCTGGTATCGTAGGTGGGATCATCATTCCTCCGTTATCCGACAAATTACAAAAGAGAAAATTATTTCTCATCATTGCGATGGCAGGATTTTTACTTGGACTTAGTTTGTTCACCTTGTTCCAAGGATTTATTTTCCTACTCATCGGTTCAATTGTGATTGGATTTTTTCTACTCGGAATTGGAGCGCCAATTGGATTTCAATACTGCGCCGAGATCACTTCTCCCGCACCAGAATCCACTTCCCAAGGATTGTTACTTCTAGTAGGACAAGTATCGGGGATTCTATTTATCTTAGGACTGAACTTCCTCGGAATGATTTCTTTTCTCTATATTCTACTCATCTTATCACTGATCAATTTTGTGATGGTGTTTTGGTTAAAAGAATCACCGTTTATGGAAA
- a CDS encoding aminoglycoside phosphotransferase family protein, producing the protein MAKDNIEYSMKSLGKPFAIGRSADLFALPENKILKLFFPEAKESEIDLEVENTVEANRKGASTMRCYGKVKVENRSGIIFDRLNGISLTKLPDKNPLELFRIAGKLARLHYGIHQIESERFKDIKEILNQCLASDPLSFLTGSEKEKIKSYITSLPNGNSILHLDFHPENVIVEGKDEIIIDWMTAAKGNSAADVAFTFLLFTDGELWPGTPKLKIIFYTIIRKFILGGYLKAYKKLSGITDAEISAWRLPALILRLGLWNIESERESLKSQITRLVANGGKV; encoded by the coding sequence ATGGCTAAAGATAACATTGAATACAGTATGAAAAGTTTGGGGAAACCTTTCGCAATTGGTAGATCGGCGGATCTATTTGCTTTGCCTGAGAATAAAATTCTAAAACTTTTTTTTCCAGAGGCGAAGGAATCAGAAATTGATTTAGAGGTAGAGAATACCGTTGAGGCCAACAGAAAGGGTGCATCGACGATGAGATGTTATGGAAAAGTCAAAGTGGAAAACAGGTCAGGAATTATTTTTGACAGGTTGAATGGAATTTCACTTACAAAACTTCCTGATAAAAATCCATTGGAACTCTTTCGGATCGCAGGGAAATTGGCTCGTTTGCATTACGGCATCCATCAAATTGAATCGGAACGTTTTAAAGATATTAAAGAAATCTTAAATCAGTGTTTGGCCTCCGATCCACTTTCTTTTTTGACTGGCAGTGAAAAAGAAAAAATCAAGTCCTATATAACTTCGTTACCCAATGGAAATTCTATCCTTCATTTGGATTTTCATCCAGAAAACGTAATTGTTGAAGGGAAGGATGAAATCATCATCGATTGGATGACTGCGGCAAAAGGAAATTCGGCAGCGGATGTTGCTTTCACCTTCCTACTGTTCACCGATGGAGAACTTTGGCCGGGAACACCAAAATTAAAAATTATTTTTTATACAATCATCAGAAAGTTCATCCTAGGCGGGTATTTGAAAGCCTATAAAAAACTTAGCGGGATTACTGATGCAGAAATTTCGGCTTGGAGATTACCTGCCCTCATCCTTCGTTTGGGCTTATGGAATATTGAGAGTGAAAGAGAAAGTTTAAAATCACAAATCACTCGTTTGGTGGCAAATGGTGGGAAAGTATGA